A stretch of Acidimicrobiales bacterium DNA encodes these proteins:
- a CDS encoding DUF3039 domain-containing protein, with amino-acid sequence MTDRGNKPVQLSGLETATPTETVVEPTLDDGDHDRFAHFARKTDIVKSAVTGKPIVALCGKVWVPNRNPDRYPVCPTCREIYERKKAGEAGA; translated from the coding sequence GTGACCGACCGCGGAAATAAGCCGGTTCAGCTCTCCGGCCTGGAGACGGCCACCCCGACGGAGACGGTCGTCGAGCCCACTCTGGACGACGGCGACCACGACCGGTTCGCCCACTTCGCCCGCAAGACCGACATCGTGAAGTCAGCGGTGACCGGGAAGCCGATCGTGGCCCTCTGTGGCAAGGTGTGGGTCCCGAACCGGAACCCCGACCGCTACCCGGTGTGCCCGACCTGCCGCGAGATCTACGAGCGGAAGAAGGCCGGTGAGGCGGGCGCCTGA
- a CDS encoding phytanoyl-CoA dioxygenase family protein, whose translation MILEGDYRRDGAVCVRQAFSDEHLRWATEAIEANLADLSPLAKRASSHDDGAFVEDFCNWDRIPEMEQFIRESPAARIAATLTESSTVRLYHDHVLVKEPGTRQHTRWHQDLPYYNVNGHQNASMWFPVDPVDRSAAIRFIAGTHRGPWYMPRTFLDDRAAWFPEGSLAEIPDFDADPERWPVIGWALEPGDAVFFNMLTVHGSGGVGGTTRRRVLSVRFLGDDMVHASRSWPTSPPFPGLVEELDDGCPLDHPLFPVLWTRSGTEAEPRN comes from the coding sequence GTGATCCTTGAGGGTGACTACCGGAGAGACGGCGCGGTCTGTGTTCGCCAGGCCTTCAGCGACGAACACCTTCGTTGGGCCACGGAGGCCATCGAGGCCAACTTGGCCGACCTCTCGCCACTGGCCAAGCGGGCCAGCTCCCATGACGACGGGGCCTTCGTCGAGGATTTCTGCAACTGGGACCGGATCCCAGAGATGGAACAGTTCATCCGCGAGTCGCCTGCTGCACGGATCGCCGCCACCCTGACGGAGTCGAGCACCGTGCGTCTGTACCACGACCACGTCCTGGTGAAGGAGCCTGGAACCCGACAGCACACCCGTTGGCATCAGGATCTTCCTTACTACAACGTGAACGGCCATCAGAATGCCAGCATGTGGTTCCCCGTCGACCCAGTGGACCGGTCGGCCGCCATTCGCTTTATTGCCGGCACCCACCGTGGACCCTGGTATATGCCTCGGACCTTCCTTGACGACCGGGCCGCTTGGTTCCCGGAGGGCAGCCTCGCTGAAATCCCTGACTTTGACGCCGATCCCGAGCGGTGGCCGGTCATTGGGTGGGCGCTTGAACCGGGCGACGCTGTCTTCTTCAACATGTTGACCGTGCATGGTTCGGGCGGGGTGGGCGGAACGACCCGGAGGCGTGTCCTGTCGGTCCGCTTCCTAGGCGATGACATGGTCCACGCTTCCCGCTCGTGGCCGACGTCGCCTCCCTTCCCTGGACTCGTCGAAGAGCTAGACGACGGCTGTCCCCTCGACCATCCCCTCTTCCCGGTCCTGTGGACTCGGAGTGGAACCGAGGCTGAACCACGAAACTGA
- a CDS encoding TetR family transcriptional regulator yields the protein MARDGSETRARLLAEAEQQFAEVGIWQATMGNIVRAAGQRNTSALTYHFGSREGVLDAILAEHGNPVDTHRGELLAALQLEPTPPADVRPLVSALVQPMTAVLAYPRGRRYVRIVAQLSDRFPAWQNVPGGVDQTHLTEALVELEARADGPDSTIRNARLVAMIRLMTSSLAARAVTLDSGAAPLLDDPSYEQDLTDVLVGVLTTPSTLVA from the coding sequence GTGGCCCGCGACGGAAGCGAGACCCGGGCCCGGCTGCTGGCCGAGGCTGAACAACAGTTCGCTGAGGTCGGCATCTGGCAGGCGACCATGGGCAACATCGTCCGGGCCGCCGGTCAGCGCAACACCTCGGCACTCACTTATCATTTCGGTTCCCGGGAGGGCGTGCTGGACGCCATCTTGGCCGAGCACGGCAACCCCGTCGACACCCACCGCGGCGAACTGCTGGCCGCTCTCCAGTTGGAGCCGACGCCACCGGCCGACGTCCGCCCTCTGGTCTCGGCTCTGGTACAACCGATGACCGCCGTCCTGGCCTACCCCCGGGGCCGCCGATACGTCCGCATCGTGGCCCAGTTGTCAGACCGGTTCCCGGCCTGGCAGAACGTCCCTGGAGGAGTCGACCAGACCCACCTCACCGAGGCATTGGTTGAACTGGAAGCCCGGGCTGACGGGCCTGACTCGACGATCCGTAACGCCCGCCTGGTGGCCATGATCCGCCTCATGACCTCGTCGCTGGCCGCTCGGGCCGTCACTCTCGACTCGGGAGCCGCCCCGCTCCTCGATGACCCATCCTACGAGCAGGACCTGACTGACGTCCTGGTCGGGGTGCTGACCACCCCAAGCACCCTCGTGGCCTGA
- a CDS encoding alpha-hydroxy-acid oxidizing protein — MGMLRTLRAVVRLRRPERDRTARRLRAAANVDDLRNLARRRLPAGVFDYIDGAAEDELALARNVEAFRATTFRPRVLRGLGSLDPSTTLLGRPLAFPLVLAPTGFTRIADPAGELAVVRAAGRAGIPFTLSTMGTRSIEECAAVAGPGARLWFQVYAWRDRDLIRRLVDRAAAAGFEALCLTVDTAVLGRRERDIRRGLTLPPEIGPGTFLDGIRRPGWTWRFLRSEPIRFANVEGLADGKGGPGDGRRAVDLAGYMNAQFDHGLSWDDVGWLRSIWNGPVLVKGIQSVADARLAVEHGVEGVVLSNHGGRQLDSAPAPFDLVPDVVAAVGGRIEVVCDGGVRRGSDIVKAVAAGATATMGGRLFLYALAAAGEAGVDHVLELLRLGTERTMALVGAASVGDLGPELLDTKGPSDR, encoded by the coding sequence ATGGGAATGCTCCGCACGCTCCGGGCCGTGGTGCGGCTTCGGCGCCCGGAGCGGGACCGGACCGCCCGACGCCTGCGGGCAGCGGCCAACGTGGACGACCTGCGGAACCTCGCTCGGCGACGCCTGCCAGCCGGAGTCTTCGACTACATCGACGGTGCCGCCGAAGACGAGTTGGCTTTGGCTCGAAACGTGGAGGCCTTCCGAGCTACGACGTTTCGGCCCCGGGTCCTCCGGGGCCTGGGCTCCCTGGATCCGTCCACCACCCTGCTGGGTCGGCCATTGGCCTTCCCCCTGGTGCTGGCTCCCACCGGGTTCACCCGGATCGCCGATCCGGCCGGCGAGTTGGCTGTGGTCCGGGCGGCCGGCCGAGCCGGGATTCCGTTCACCCTGTCCACCATGGGTACCCGGTCGATCGAGGAGTGTGCGGCGGTGGCCGGACCGGGAGCCCGTCTGTGGTTCCAGGTGTACGCCTGGCGCGACCGGGACCTCATCCGACGCCTGGTGGACCGGGCAGCCGCTGCGGGATTTGAGGCACTCTGTCTGACCGTTGACACCGCGGTTTTGGGTCGCCGTGAGCGTGATATCCGCCGGGGTCTGACCCTGCCGCCCGAGATTGGACCCGGCACCTTCCTGGACGGGATCCGGCGGCCCGGTTGGACTTGGCGGTTTTTGCGCTCCGAGCCGATCCGGTTCGCCAACGTGGAGGGTCTGGCCGACGGGAAGGGTGGTCCGGGCGACGGGCGTCGGGCTGTGGACCTGGCGGGCTATATGAATGCCCAGTTCGACCACGGTCTGTCGTGGGACGACGTTGGCTGGCTCCGGTCGATTTGGAACGGTCCGGTCTTGGTCAAGGGGATCCAGTCTGTCGCGGACGCCCGGCTGGCCGTTGAGCACGGAGTGGAGGGGGTGGTGCTCTCCAACCACGGAGGCCGTCAGCTTGATTCGGCGCCAGCCCCCTTCGACCTGGTGCCCGACGTGGTGGCGGCAGTCGGTGGGCGGATCGAGGTGGTGTGTGACGGCGGAGTGCGCCGAGGCTCCGACATCGTTAAGGCGGTAGCGGCCGGGGCCACGGCCACCATGGGAGGACGCCTGTTCCTTTACGCCCTAGCGGCGGCTGGTGAGGCTGGCGTGGACCACGTGCTGGAGTTGCTGCGGTTGGGGACCGAACGAACCATGGCCCTGGTGGGAGCGGCGTCGGTAGGCGACTTGGGGCCTGAACTGCTGGACACGAAAGGGCCGTCCGACCGGTGA